One Clarias gariepinus isolate MV-2021 ecotype Netherlands chromosome 18, CGAR_prim_01v2, whole genome shotgun sequence genomic window carries:
- the LOC128506960 gene encoding uncharacterized protein LOC128506960, whose product MKSFIIIIIIIITLYLISGPVGCGQVHDVPGYEGSRVVIYCFFPQPGVYFCKYTTQSICKNLIEPEAQEKNKWINKEKASLLDSRGSFALVFRNLSLQDAGMYQCGENGVWSHEINLQVNSDSCCTETKTKQRSYLGQTVTISCYYPGQFETTYKFFYKLDHLSETELIRTRGTERSQDGRFSIFDDRTNKVFHVNISDVREDDGGVYSCALWTGDESVGFCSFFKEIHLHVTGNQNSTDTPQPGSSLTAVVCSSVTLCVLVLLIGGSGLYKLKFSKTQDSAQQMEGNHTTDADQQNNLLQISNITIQSMYQNHNTSQSESAYQSVNPYTNQLDSAYQSLNPNTSQSDSAYQSLNPNTSQSDSAYQSLNPNTSQSDSAYQSKPKHQPIRFSLPV is encoded by the exons ATGAAgagcttcatcatcatcatcatcatcatcattaccctCTACCTGATCTCAG GTCCAGTGGGCTGTGGACAGGTCCATGATGTGCCTGGTTACGAAGGAAGTCGTGTTGTAATCTACTGCTTCTTTCCCCAACCTGGTGTGTATTTCTGCAAATATACAACACAATCTATATGCAAGAATCTGATTGAACCTGAGGCCCAAGAGAAGAACAAATGGATTAATAAAGAGAAAGCTTCTCTGCTTGACTCCAGAGGATCATTTGCCTTGGTGTTTAGAAACCTGAGCTTACAGGATGCTGGAATGTACCAATGTGGGGAGAACGGAGTGTGGAGTCATGAGATTAACCTGCAGGTGAATAGTG ATTCCTGTTGTACTGagaccaaaacaaaacaaagaagttATTTGGGACAGACTGTGACGATCAGCTGCTACTATCCAGGACAATTTGAAACTACCTATAAGTTCTTCTACAAACTGGACCATCTCTCTGAAACCGAATTGATCCGGACCAGAGGAACAGAACGAAGCCAGGATGGCAGATTCTCCATTTTTGATGACAGGACAAACAAAGTTTTCCATGTGAACATCAGTGATGTGAGAGAAGATGATGGAGGTGTTTATTCCTGTGCCTTGTGGACAGGGGATGAATCAGTtggtttttgttcctttttcaaagAAATTCATCTCCATGTTACTG GGAATCAAAACAGCACAGACACACCCCAGCCTG GTTCCTCACTCACTGCCGTTGTGTGTTCCTCTGTGACACTGTGTGTACTGGTACTGCTGATTGGAGGATCTGGACTATATAAACTGAAATTCAGCAAGACACAAG aCTCTGCCCAGCAAATGGAAGGAAATCACACG ACTGATGCTGATCAACAAAATAATCTACTCCAGATTTCCAACATCACAATACAGTCAATGTACCAAAATCacaacaccagccaatcagaatcagCCTACCAAAGTGTAAACCCATACACCAACCAATTAGATTCAGCCTACCAAAGTCTAAATCCaaacaccagccaatcagattcAGCATACCAAAGTCTAAACCCaaacaccagccaatcagattcAGCTTACCAAAGTCTAAACCCaaacaccagccaatcagattcAGCCTACCAGTCTAAACCCaaacaccagccaatcagattcAGCCTACCAGTCTAA
- the LOC128506142 gene encoding A-kinase anchor protein 8-like: MAGSGVGAGGVVANQVDPQITALNQQASRDAAQGYRDKRFLQLTCPHNLDLYKPDDFISDEMSSYGSVDFERSSTSSRKEPDAEPAVISRRKERARIRRRRSKVLKAAVKSLAAQALSFQATEMLKPEKKESSSSAAGGPECKMLKTECAGDSTNNMEAAETPETLLTIANPEAEEQSSVEFVHRETLNEEQSGPESAHDHVTNSTEQQEEHVNPPDGAQEEPSCLENPEMKITVQRVDFICSVCKFHSFYKKNFEAHLESEFHKDHFRFLSEHLPKTTVDFLQLYFGNKQKKVEDFVNQIPDHRAAICQLYEDRDRTQGIGMEHFMRKVEAAHCLACDACFPMQNSLLQSHLKSPHHKHNCKLMMEESKNSGLAYARRILSRSSLRKNLRLYRKALNRQVGSEMKPEELAEQRAAPDAQAGDLVEPSDEQTAQASEAGGDQEMEQFPEVSAEKARDEDVQEEPEEANQKELFFDFLDEEEDVEGVELGEEEQEEEARALTSMTFF; encoded by the exons ATGGCCGGTTCTGGAGTCGGGGCAG GTGGCGTCGTGGCTAATCAAGTCGACCCACAAATCACCGCGCTCAATCAACAAGCTAGCAGAGATGCAGCTCAAGGGTACAG ggatAAGCGCTTTTTACAGCTCACCTGTCCACACAATTTGGATCTCTACAAACCGGATGACTTCATCAGCGATGAAATGTCCAGTTACGGAAGCGTAGACTTTGAGAGATCATCCACCTCATCGAGGAAGGAGCCTGACGCGGAGCCTGCGGTCATCAGCAGGAGGAAGGAGAGAGCGAGGATCAGGAGACGCAGATCCAAGGTTTTGAAGGCTGCGGTAAAATCCCTGGCAGCGCAGGCCTTGAGTTTCCAAGCCACGGAAATG CTAAAACCGGAGAAGAAGGAGAGCTCATCATCCGCAGCTGGCGGGCCGGAGTGTAAAATGCTCAAGACCGAGTGTGCAGGAG atTCAACAAACAACATGGAGGCAGCTGAGACGCCTGAGACTCTTCTAACT ATCGCCAATCCAGAAGCTGAAGAACAGTCCAGCG TGGAATTTGTTCATCGAGAGACCCTGAATGAGGAGCAGTCCGGACCCGAGTCTGCCCATGACCATG TGACAAACAGTACAGAGCAGCAGGAGGAGCACGTTAATCCTCCAGATGGTGCACAAGAGGAACCGAGCTGCCTCGAGAACCCAGAAATGAAGATCACAGTCCAGAG GGTAGATTTCATATGTTCTGTGTGCAAGTTCCACTCGTTCTACAAGAAGAACTTTGAGGCCCATTTGGAGAGCGAATTCCACAAAGATCACTTCAGGTTCCTGTCGGAGCACCTCCCTAAAACCACTGTGGACTTCCTACAG ttataTTTCGGGAATAAGCAGAAGAAGGTGGAGGATTTTGTTAACCAGATACCAGATCACCGCGCTGCCATCTGTCAGCTGTACGAGGACCGGGACAGGACGCAAG gtatagGGATGGAGCACTTCATGAGGAAGGTAGAAGCCGCCCACTGTTTAGCGTGTGATGCCTGCTTCCCCATGCAGAATTCCTTATTGCAGAGTCACCTCAAGTCCCCTCatcacaaacacaactgcaag CTTATGATGGAGGAATCTAAAAACTCAGGACTGGCGTACGCCCGGAGGATCCTCAGTCGCAGTTCTCTTCGCAAGAACCTTAGGCTCTACCGTAAG GCTCTCAACAGGCAGGTTGGGTCTGAAATGAAGCCAGAAGAGCTTGCAGAGCAAAGGGCAGCTCCAGATGCACAAGCAGGAGATCTGGTGGAGCCATCCGATGAACAGACTGCCCAAGCCTCGGAGGCAGGAGGAGATCAAGAGATGGAGCAGTTTCCTGAGGTTTCTGCAGAGAAAGCAAGGGACGAAGATGTTCAAGAGGAACCTGAAGAAGCCAACCAGAAAGAATTGTTTTTCGACTTTCTAGATGAAGAGGAAGATGTGGAAGGGGTAGAGTTGGGAGAGGAAGAACAAGAAGAGGAGGCAAGAGCTTTGACCTCTATGacctttttttag